From the genome of Marasmius oreades isolate 03SP1 chromosome 1, whole genome shotgun sequence:
GATTCCAATCACAGCGACACCTCCCCGTCCAGCAAAGCGCAACTTGCATAGCATGAACAACAGACAGCACAAATTGTATCTTCGACAGCGTAATCCATATCGTCGTCTCCCTGTAGATGAGGGTCTCAGCGACGCCGCTCAAACGCTGACAGTGACGCCCTTCGATCCTGTGTTGAGGTTAATCGACCGACAGAGTCAGCAACGAGGAATGATTTAAAAAAGTCAAGGTGAACAGCTATTCATTCCGTTGACGAAAAGTGACTAACAAAGGCGAACATGACCCTACCCACGGTTCTTCAATCTCCCACGTCATTTAGACCAGTGCCGCGAGTTCAATCGAACTCGCTCTATACGACTATCTTCCGCAACGAGCCGGGCTTGCCAGGATTCAACGTACTCGACGAGGGAGAGATACCAAGTCACTACGAAATGGGCTATTGTATGTCGCGGTCAGAGGGAGAAGCGAAGGAAAGGAGCGATGCTATCGACATGCAGCTGCAAAAGGACGCTCAACGGTTCAGGCGCGAATGCAAGATTCTTTTACTTGGTCAGCCTCCATGTCTCAACTGTACTGGATTCATCCTTTTCAATTTCTCTAATTTCTGTCTTGTAGGTCCTGGCGACTCAGGAAAATCAACAATTGTGAAGCAAATGCGCATCATTCACAAAGACGGCTTCTCCGATTCCGAGCTGGCGATGTATGCACCCATCGTGTACCGAAACCTGCTCGACTCTGCTCAAGCGATTATTGTTATGATGAGGAAGCTCACACTCGACTGCGAAACCTCTTCGAATAGGGCTTTGGCGGACAAGATTGCCGACTACGAACTCGACAAGAGCAATTCACCTGTTCTCAGTTCCGAAATTGCCGAAGCGATACATTATTTCTGGCAGGACCCTGTGGTTGCCAAGATTATGGATGAGCATGGAAGTGAATTCTATTTAATGGATAGCGCGTTCTAGTGCGTAGTACTACTCCTTTTCACAATTCAATGACTGAT
Proteins encoded in this window:
- the GPA1_1 gene encoding guanine nucleotide-binding protein subunit alpha, variant 2, whose protein sequence is MTLPTVLQSPTSFRPVPRVQSNSLYTTIFRNEPGLPGFNVLDEGEIPSHYEMGYCMSRSEGEAKERSDAIDMQLQKDAQRFRRECKILLLGPGDSGKSTIVKQMRIIHKDGFSDSELAMYAPIVYRNLLDSAQAIIVMMRKLTLDCETSSNRALADKIADYELDKSNSPVLSSEIAEAIHYFWQDPVVAKIMDEHGSEFYLMDSAFYFFSEVLRIGSPQYIPNETDVLRARQRTTTISETRFTMGQLSIHMFDVGGQRSERRKWIHCFESVTSIIFCAALSEYDQADFEVMGKSRMSETLILFESIVNARWFLRTSIILFLNKIDVFKQKLPKVPLERYFPEYTGGNDVHKAAKFILWRFMQANRARLSVYPHLTQATDTSNIRLVFSAVKETILQNALKDANIIKTKVL